In Methanobacterium petrolearium, the following proteins share a genomic window:
- a CDS encoding histidine kinase dimerization/phosphoacceptor domain -containing protein translates to MAKNKTVLDDNLNRIEELEEKNRKITGEIALKNQIFSISPDYLFLLGLDGKIIDVSRQVKKLLKPDIEAVNCKLSQLNIIHIKDLHKFIKSTNSILNGGEIKPFPSIFLAPDSESIPVNVQISPVKSDDEIVAILVYATDITSDVLLEKLVQESNLLHKAVVDKEMLVREIHHRTKNNLMIMASLFSLTSADVEDEDARSIFTQAHSRVKSMALIHEKLYRSSDLKYINFGDYIRNLAGDLFNSFLTESENLELIMEVEDLKMDINTAIPVGLILNELLTNCIKYAFPHKEPGKIHLTFYKNTNHYVMTVADDGIGLPCDLDIDHCDSLGLQLVKNLIDQIQGEMIVNLDSGTEITIFFHEYDNSTS, encoded by the coding sequence ATGGCAAAAAATAAAACTGTTTTGGATGATAATCTAAATAGGATCGAAGAATTAGAGGAAAAAAATCGAAAAATTACAGGCGAAATTGCCTTAAAAAATCAGATTTTCTCAATTTCCCCTGATTATCTCTTTTTGTTAGGATTAGATGGTAAAATAATAGATGTTTCCAGACAGGTTAAAAAACTTTTAAAACCTGACATTGAAGCTGTTAACTGTAAACTATCCCAACTAAATATTATACACATTAAAGATCTTCATAAATTCATAAAATCCACTAATTCTATTCTTAATGGCGGAGAAATTAAACCATTCCCATCTATTTTTTTAGCTCCTGACTCAGAATCCATACCGGTTAATGTCCAAATATCTCCAGTTAAATCTGATGATGAAATAGTAGCCATCTTAGTCTATGCAACTGATATCACCAGTGATGTTTTGCTGGAAAAATTAGTCCAGGAATCTAATTTGCTTCATAAAGCGGTGGTTGATAAAGAAATGCTGGTTCGCGAGATTCATCATCGAACCAAGAACAATTTAATGATCATGGCCAGTCTTTTCTCTCTCACATCTGCTGATGTTGAGGATGAGGATGCCAGGTCCATATTTACCCAGGCTCATAGCCGTGTGAAATCCATGGCACTCATTCATGAAAAACTGTACAGATCCAGTGATCTTAAATACATAAATTTCGGAGATTACATTCGTAACCTGGCAGGTGATCTGTTTAACTCATTTTTAACAGAATCCGAGAATTTAGAACTAATAATGGAAGTAGAAGATCTTAAAATGGATATCAACACTGCCATTCCAGTAGGTCTCATACTCAATGAACTTTTAACCAACTGCATCAAATATGCATTCCCCCACAAAGAACCAGGAAAGATTCACCTCACTTTTTACAAAAACACCAACCATTACGTCATGACCGTGGCAGATGACGGTATTGGATTACCCTGTGATCTAGATATAGACCATTGTGACAGTCTTGGGTTGCAACTTGTTAAAAACCTTATCGACCAGATTCAGGGTGAAATGATTGTTAATCTAGATTCAGGTACGGAAATAACAATTTTTTTCCATGAATATGATAATTCAACTTCCTAA
- a CDS encoding TIGR00341 family protein, which produces MLDSFGTLLHGDPVDKAEVKRLRDLILFENTDLKKSLVRFFCLLILSSGIATYGLIGNSVAAVIGAMIIAPLMMPIMGLAFGISIGDSRAMKDSLLVSLGGILAAIIVGFLLTFPVAIFVHPQSIDQIMIRTSPKLLDLLAALVTGLAGAFAMSRKDVSDTLPGVAIAISLVPPLSNTGILLATSNFSLAMGSFLLFLTNYFAILLTGAALYGVMGFPKVAFSNQSFKARRKGISIALILILLITVPLAYTSYESLIDNTVKANVYDESTTWLNGTGYIVASVDTRILNNTVVVALVGDGNLPPIEELQQSLQGKLYGRTLRVEVVNSTVYNLDN; this is translated from the coding sequence ATGTTAGACTCTTTTGGCACTCTTCTGCACGGTGATCCCGTAGACAAAGCAGAAGTAAAACGCTTGCGGGATCTTATATTGTTTGAAAATACAGATCTTAAAAAAAGTCTGGTAAGATTTTTCTGTCTTTTGATTCTCTCTTCAGGCATTGCTACTTATGGTTTGATAGGAAATTCTGTGGCTGCAGTTATTGGAGCGATGATTATCGCACCACTCATGATGCCTATTATGGGTCTTGCCTTTGGAATCAGTATTGGTGATTCCCGTGCCATGAAAGATTCGTTACTTGTTAGTTTAGGAGGGATCCTGGCAGCCATTATTGTTGGGTTCCTGTTGACTTTTCCAGTGGCCATCTTCGTCCACCCACAAAGCATAGATCAGATCATGATTCGTACTTCACCAAAACTTCTGGATCTTCTAGCTGCTCTGGTTACCGGGCTTGCCGGAGCTTTTGCCATGTCACGTAAAGATGTTTCCGATACCCTGCCTGGAGTGGCTATTGCCATATCACTGGTTCCACCACTATCGAATACCGGTATTTTACTGGCAACCTCCAATTTTTCCCTGGCAATGGGGAGTTTCCTACTTTTTTTAACCAACTATTTTGCCATATTACTGACAGGAGCTGCTCTTTATGGAGTTATGGGTTTTCCAAAGGTAGCTTTTAGCAATCAATCATTCAAGGCTAGGCGTAAAGGTATTAGCATTGCTTTGATTTTGATTCTGTTAATCACCGTACCGCTGGCTTACACCAGCTATGAATCTTTAATTGACAATACTGTAAAAGCAAATGTTTATGATGAATCAACTACTTGGTTGAATGGCACTGGATACATTGTTGCCTCAGTTGACACACGTATTTTAAACAATACTGTGGTGGTTGCACTTGTAGGTGATGGTAATTTACCTCCTATTGAAGAACTTCAACAATCACTCCAGGGAAAACTTTACGGAAGGACACTCAGGGTTGAAGTTGTCAATTCAACTGTATACAACTTGGATAATTGA
- a CDS encoding carbon-nitrogen hydrolase family protein, protein MENKFTVALCQMQVVRDKNENIKHATAMISEAASNSDMVILPEMWNCPYDVSLFPEYAEERDNSPSLEAISRAAIEEEVYIVAGSIPEKQQGNIYNSSFLFNPQGEIIGVHRKVHLFDIDVAGKISFKESQTITAGNKITVVDTDLGKIGICICYDMRFPELLRLMALEGAQLIVVPGAFNMTTGPDHWKPLIQVRALDNQVFMAAVSPARDENASYVAYGHSIVADPWGTVLKEAGKGETIVYSDVDLSMIKKITSELPLLENRRSDLYQLIKK, encoded by the coding sequence ATGGAGAATAAATTTACAGTAGCACTGTGTCAGATGCAGGTTGTTAGAGATAAAAATGAGAATATAAAACATGCCACGGCCATGATCAGTGAAGCTGCATCTAATTCAGATATGGTGATACTTCCTGAGATGTGGAATTGTCCATATGATGTCAGTTTATTCCCAGAATATGCCGAAGAAAGGGATAACAGCCCCAGCCTTGAAGCCATTTCCAGGGCAGCAATCGAAGAAGAAGTGTATATTGTGGCTGGTTCCATCCCAGAAAAACAGCAGGGGAACATCTACAATTCCAGTTTCCTTTTCAACCCCCAGGGTGAGATAATAGGAGTTCATCGAAAGGTTCACCTTTTTGATATTGACGTTGCTGGCAAAATCAGTTTCAAAGAGTCCCAAACAATTACTGCAGGTAACAAAATCACAGTGGTAGATACAGATCTGGGTAAAATTGGCATATGCATCTGTTATGATATGCGGTTCCCAGAACTCCTGCGCCTCATGGCACTGGAAGGTGCACAGTTAATCGTGGTCCCAGGAGCATTTAACATGACCACCGGACCTGACCACTGGAAACCACTTATCCAGGTCCGTGCACTTGATAATCAAGTATTCATGGCTGCTGTTTCACCTGCCAGGGATGAAAATGCCTCTTATGTTGCTTATGGTCATTCCATAGTTGCAGATCCCTGGGGAACCGTTTTAAAAGAGGCAGGCAAAGGTGAAACAATTGTATATAGTGATGTTGATCTTTCAATGATTAAAAAGATCACTAGCGAGCTCCCACTCCTCGAAAACCGGCGAAGTGACCTGTACCAACTTATAAAAAAATAA
- the nudC gene encoding NAD(+) diphosphatase — translation MRRKGIYQRYIPSVSPDENNSAPSYWFVFTENKMMVCEDHEKTYLPQADKLEDLHISPVRTQYLGTLDGYPCYSAEINPGTVAPEGMVFRDLRSLYMKLDEDIFLLAGKAIQVVNWDSNHQFCGRCGTPTRTLDDEMAKICPECGFISHTRLSPAVITAIVKDGKLLMAKHSRASGDMYGLIAGFVEAGETLEEAVKRETWEEVGLKVKNIRYFGSQPWPFPNSLMLGFTADYESGNIQADGNEIIDAHWFRADELPRQPSKMSIARELIDWYLRNYQSI, via the coding sequence ATGAGAAGGAAAGGCATTTACCAACGATACATCCCTTCAGTTTCACCAGATGAGAATAACAGTGCCCCGTCATATTGGTTTGTTTTCACTGAAAACAAAATGATGGTATGTGAGGACCATGAGAAAACCTACTTGCCCCAGGCAGATAAATTGGAAGACTTGCATATTTCTCCAGTTAGAACTCAGTATCTAGGTACACTTGATGGTTATCCCTGCTATTCTGCAGAGATTAATCCTGGAACAGTTGCTCCTGAAGGGATGGTTTTCAGGGATTTGCGTTCATTGTACATGAAGCTTGATGAGGATATATTTCTTTTAGCAGGTAAAGCCATTCAGGTTGTTAACTGGGATTCTAATCACCAATTCTGTGGTAGATGTGGCACGCCCACCCGTACCTTAGATGATGAGATGGCCAAGATCTGTCCTGAGTGTGGATTCATCAGTCACACTCGCCTTTCTCCTGCAGTCATCACTGCTATTGTTAAGGATGGTAAACTCTTAATGGCCAAACATTCCCGTGCCTCTGGAGATATGTATGGCCTTATCGCTGGATTTGTGGAGGCGGGTGAAACCTTAGAAGAAGCTGTGAAAAGAGAAACCTGGGAAGAGGTGGGTTTGAAAGTTAAAAATATCCGGTATTTCGGAAGTCAACCCTGGCCTTTCCCTAATTCACTGATGCTGGGATTTACCGCCGACTATGAATCTGGCAATATACAGGCTGATGGTAATGAAATAATTGATGCTCACTGGTTCCGTGCTGATGAACTTCCCAGGCAACCCTCCAAAATGAGCATAGCCAGGGAGCTTATTGACTGGTATCTTAGAAATTACCAATCTATTTAA
- a CDS encoding cell surface protein translates to MGKIDKRVIKALLLITILFLGISNVSAAQWDVGTGKIYTTIQSAIDNPNTLNDDIINVYSGTYTEDVIVNKKLTIKANSGDEVEIQASNTGITVVNDATGDGSGSTIDGFKITNSVTGTGVNISADNCTVKNNEISGGTTGIAVSGANTTLVGNVITGQSETGILGNLTGGFFTVSDNIIANILGQGSVKAITVNTNGTVTDFNLMGNTISNIQALGVNGSVFAIQLGKSKGADGNPEVANVTNLIVSENIINGIRATSAIMGMELVTSSVNALILANELSLLEGGTGSTVYAIEAAIIGNGTVMVSENQISQISADEQAVGIVAVALGALKLENNLVSDISNAKAAVGMLGLGLFENATLENNSISNITSPNIAAGIVGTALHHLNMLFNNVRGVNGANDVSMVAAGFNHTTIMGNNMEGDGSGIGIVTCSFNGTINYNRIANFDSYIQNFLFSSFGPSIDEMLKPIDDAIKNHPELEPILKPIRDDLDKLFHKLENSNTAATYNWYGTNSPDSAKFFEGNGTLNYYPWLVLNINANPSTIKAGQSSVITADVYHDVAGGNHRADAAMFFSGPRVTFTTNLGNVGSKTVVEQWVNGLATAILRADEGPGIATVTAADYQTVNTLVTILGSSGTSTSVVNAQTIAMQKTGVPLPGVILAILMVLGGLVCIYKKGS, encoded by the coding sequence TTGGGAAAAATTGATAAACGAGTCATTAAGGCTTTATTATTGATTACAATTCTTTTTTTAGGTATTAGTAATGTATCTGCAGCCCAATGGGATGTGGGAACCGGGAAGATTTATACTACTATTCAATCAGCAATTGATAACCCCAACACTCTTAATGATGATATTATCAATGTGTACAGTGGAACCTACACTGAAGACGTTATTGTAAATAAAAAACTAACCATAAAGGCCAATTCTGGTGATGAAGTTGAAATACAAGCCTCAAACACTGGAATCACTGTAGTGAATGATGCTACCGGTGATGGTAGTGGAAGTACCATAGATGGTTTTAAAATAACTAATTCTGTGACAGGAACTGGGGTTAATATCAGTGCGGATAACTGTACTGTGAAAAATAATGAAATCAGTGGAGGTACAACAGGGATTGCAGTTTCCGGTGCTAACACTACCCTAGTTGGCAATGTTATAACTGGCCAGTCCGAAACCGGTATCCTGGGAAATCTCACTGGAGGTTTCTTCACAGTTTCAGATAATATCATAGCAAATATTTTGGGTCAAGGATCAGTAAAAGCCATCACAGTTAATACCAATGGCACTGTAACCGATTTCAATCTCATGGGAAACACTATATCTAACATCCAAGCACTGGGGGTTAATGGTAGTGTCTTTGCAATTCAATTGGGAAAGAGTAAAGGTGCCGATGGAAATCCAGAAGTGGCTAATGTTACCAATTTAATTGTTAGTGAAAATATAATTAATGGAATCCGTGCCACCAGTGCTATCATGGGGATGGAATTAGTCACCAGCAGTGTTAATGCTTTGATTTTGGCTAATGAGTTATCCCTACTTGAAGGAGGGACCGGAAGCACTGTTTATGCTATTGAAGCTGCCATAATAGGTAACGGGACTGTTATGGTTTCAGAAAATCAGATATCCCAAATATCTGCCGATGAACAGGCTGTAGGGATTGTAGCAGTTGCTTTAGGTGCTTTGAAATTAGAAAATAATCTAGTGTCAGATATCAGTAATGCCAAGGCAGCTGTGGGAATGTTAGGTCTGGGACTATTTGAAAATGCAACATTAGAAAACAATAGTATTTCTAATATTACCTCACCCAACATAGCAGCTGGAATTGTGGGCACAGCATTACACCACCTTAACATGTTATTTAACAATGTGAGGGGAGTAAATGGAGCTAATGATGTTTCCATGGTTGCTGCAGGTTTTAACCATACAACGATTATGGGAAACAACATGGAGGGCGATGGTTCAGGAATTGGTATTGTGACATGTTCATTCAATGGTACCATAAACTACAACCGGATTGCAAACTTCGATTCTTACATTCAGAACTTCTTATTCTCTTCATTTGGACCCAGTATCGATGAAATGCTCAAGCCCATTGATGATGCCATTAAAAATCATCCTGAACTGGAACCTATTTTAAAACCCATCCGGGATGATCTGGATAAACTTTTCCACAAACTGGAAAACAGCAACACCGCTGCCACCTATAACTGGTATGGAACCAACAGCCCTGATTCTGCTAAGTTTTTTGAAGGAAACGGAACTTTAAACTATTACCCCTGGCTGGTTTTAAATATTAACGCCAACCCCTCTACTATAAAAGCAGGGCAGAGTTCTGTCATCACTGCTGATGTTTATCATGATGTAGCAGGTGGTAATCATAGGGCAGATGCAGCTATGTTTTTCAGCGGACCCAGGGTGACCTTCACCACCAACCTGGGTAATGTGGGAAGTAAAACAGTTGTAGAACAATGGGTCAATGGCCTGGCTACGGCTATTTTAAGAGCTGATGAAGGTCCAGGTATTGCTACAGTTACTGCTGCTGATTATCAAACTGTTAACACTTTGGTAACCATTTTGGGATCTTCCGGCACCTCAACATCCGTGGTTAACGCCCAGACAATAGCAATGCAGAAAACCGGAGTACCACTACCCGGAGTAATCCTGGCTATCCTGATGGTCCTTGGCGGATTGGTCTGTATATATAAAAAGGGATCATAA
- the cofH gene encoding 5-amino-6-(D-ribitylamino)uracil--L-tyrosine 4-hydroxyphenyl transferase CofH yields MMETIYQASLDGEITKEDALKLVNSNHFQLFDVADRLRQEIVGDEVTFVANCNTFITDHCMIGCAFCSFRDHIGYEMTTEEILQNINEAVNVGASEICLFGGVMPYMDVEFYCDLFSTIKEHYTIDLHTLSPVEIYHAAEASNMTVKETLSALNRAGLDTLTGASAEILVDSVREKICPNKVSTQEWVDIIKQAHQLGIPTTSTIMYGSIETWEDRIDHLLILRDIQRETGGFTELVPMTFLGENNPMGEQSIGASGLDDLKLHAIARVILGRDIPNIQASWIKIGTRLAQVALCCGANDLGGTMMEDKISIAAGSSHGEYLTRNQMHGLIKGIGRVPVERNTIYEPVSSE; encoded by the coding sequence ATGATGGAAACAATATACCAGGCTTCCCTTGATGGTGAAATAACCAAGGAAGATGCATTAAAACTCGTTAACTCTAATCATTTCCAGTTATTTGATGTTGCGGATAGATTGAGGCAGGAAATAGTGGGAGATGAAGTCACGTTCGTGGCCAACTGTAACACTTTCATCACTGACCATTGCATGATTGGATGTGCATTCTGTTCTTTTCGGGATCATATAGGCTATGAAATGACCACCGAAGAAATTCTCCAAAACATAAACGAAGCAGTTAACGTAGGGGCAAGTGAAATCTGCTTGTTTGGTGGAGTAATGCCTTATATGGATGTAGAATTTTATTGTGACCTTTTCAGCACCATAAAAGAACATTACACAATTGATCTTCACACTTTATCCCCAGTTGAAATTTACCATGCTGCTGAAGCTTCAAACATGACTGTAAAAGAAACATTATCCGCACTTAACCGTGCTGGACTGGATACATTAACCGGTGCTTCTGCTGAAATCCTAGTAGATAGTGTAAGGGAAAAGATATGCCCCAACAAGGTATCAACCCAGGAGTGGGTGGACATTATTAAACAAGCCCACCAGCTTGGGATTCCCACTACTTCCACAATTATGTACGGAAGTATAGAAACCTGGGAAGACCGTATTGATCATCTGTTGATACTGCGAGATATTCAGCGTGAAACCGGTGGATTCACAGAACTGGTACCCATGACCTTCCTGGGAGAAAACAATCCCATGGGGGAACAATCCATTGGTGCCAGTGGACTGGATGATCTTAAACTACACGCCATAGCCCGCGTAATTCTTGGAAGGGACATACCCAATATCCAGGCATCATGGATAAAGATTGGTACCAGACTGGCCCAGGTGGCCCTCTGTTGCGGTGCTAATGATCTGGGAGGTACCATGATGGAGGATAAAATCTCCATTGCAGCTGGTTCATCACATGGTGAATATCTCACCCGTAACCAGATGCATGGCCTTATCAAAGGAATTGGCAGGGTTCCTGTGGAACGTAACACGATTTATGAACCTGTTTCGTCCGAATAA
- a CDS encoding HEAT repeat domain-containing protein: MSNDDKNNLDVLIESLKDDDAEKRKEAAEKLGETGSVDAVEPLLDALTDDNPQVRFASAKALGKIGEPAIDPLVLILKNEEGNIRRYATLALKDIRSDKVVGLLVEALNDDDWSVRKFASKALGEIGDNAAVDPLIDTLTDEDWGVRVAAVKALGDIKDEKGIDPIKKARRAATGDKEFKKACNKALKKIQK, from the coding sequence TTGTCAAATGATGATAAAAATAACTTAGATGTTTTAATTGAGAGTCTTAAAGATGATGATGCTGAAAAAAGAAAGGAAGCGGCTGAAAAACTGGGTGAAACAGGTAGTGTAGATGCAGTAGAACCATTACTTGATGCATTAACTGATGATAATCCACAGGTTAGATTTGCATCAGCTAAAGCTTTAGGGAAAATTGGTGAACCTGCCATCGACCCCCTGGTGTTGATACTGAAAAACGAGGAAGGGAACATTCGCAGATACGCCACTCTGGCTCTTAAGGATATTAGGAGTGATAAGGTGGTTGGTTTGCTAGTTGAGGCATTAAATGATGATGATTGGAGTGTGCGTAAATTCGCATCTAAAGCCCTGGGTGAAATAGGAGACAATGCTGCAGTAGATCCCCTTATCGACACATTAACTGATGAAGATTGGGGTGTCAGGGTGGCAGCTGTTAAAGCTCTGGGTGATATTAAAGATGAAAAGGGTATTGACCCTATTAAAAAAGCCCGACGTGCCGCAACTGGAGATAAAGAATTTAAAAAGGCGTGCAACAAAGCCTTAAAGAAGATTCAGAAGTAA
- a CDS encoding AAA family ATPase: MPVLDKNQIKKLLIQSNYIPDDNIIMTLFLALELGKPILVEGPPGTGKTELSKAVARALDRDFFRVQCYEGITFEQMVGEWNYQKQLLHLEMSRLKETNMNKLDKDVFSEEFFIKRPLLQAFINHTPSVMLIDEIDKADEEVESFLLQALGEKEITVNDLGTFQLQNDILVVLTSNSQRMLLDETRDRCLFLYINYPTPEREIEIVKALVPEAPSILVERVVGFIARIRKLDLVKKPSIRATVDWIQTLIATGKCEDGGRSLSSDQSLKNTVRVVVKSEDDLKKVNSMIFNSSD, translated from the coding sequence ATGCCTGTTTTAGATAAAAACCAGATTAAAAAACTTTTAATTCAATCAAATTATATTCCCGACGATAATATAATTATGACCCTATTTTTAGCCCTGGAACTTGGAAAACCCATCCTGGTAGAGGGGCCACCCGGTACTGGTAAGACAGAACTTTCCAAGGCAGTTGCACGTGCTCTGGACCGGGATTTTTTCCGGGTGCAGTGTTATGAGGGTATAACGTTTGAACAAATGGTGGGAGAGTGGAATTATCAAAAACAGCTATTGCACCTGGAGATGTCTCGCCTTAAAGAAACTAACATGAACAAATTGGATAAAGACGTTTTTAGCGAGGAATTCTTCATTAAAAGACCTTTACTTCAGGCTTTCATTAATCATACCCCATCAGTAATGCTTATTGATGAAATTGACAAGGCAGATGAGGAGGTGGAAAGTTTCCTACTTCAGGCCCTGGGAGAAAAAGAGATAACCGTCAATGATCTGGGCACTTTCCAACTCCAGAATGATATTTTAGTAGTTTTAACTTCTAATTCCCAGAGGATGCTACTTGATGAAACCAGAGATAGGTGTTTATTCCTGTATATCAACTATCCAACACCGGAAAGGGAGATTGAGATTGTTAAAGCACTGGTCCCAGAAGCACCATCCATCCTGGTAGAAAGGGTGGTGGGGTTCATTGCAAGGATCAGGAAACTTGACCTGGTGAAAAAACCTTCAATCAGGGCAACTGTGGACTGGATCCAAACATTAATTGCTACTGGTAAATGTGAAGATGGTGGTAGATCCTTGAGCAGTGACCAATCCCTGAAAAATACCGTGCGAGTGGTGGTGAAGTCAGAAGACGACCTTAAGAAGGTTAATTCTATGATATTCAACTCGTCAGATTGA
- a CDS encoding N-acetyltransferase has product MIKHLEDNEIEEVMDVWLKTNITAHNFIPEDYWIGQCEVVLEEYLPSSTTFVYKEDNVIKGFISIKKNKKYSFIGALFILEEYQQKGIGKKLVNHCKSLDSPLEVCAYVENVNAVNFYRHCGFSIISKQPNENSGVMEYTMQWKNDS; this is encoded by the coding sequence ATGATCAAGCATTTAGAAGATAATGAGATAGAAGAAGTTATGGATGTATGGTTGAAGACCAATATTACAGCCCACAATTTCATACCAGAAGACTATTGGATTGGCCAATGTGAAGTTGTTCTGGAGGAATATCTCCCAAGTTCTACAACCTTTGTTTATAAAGAAGATAATGTGATTAAAGGATTTATTAGCATTAAAAAAAATAAAAAATATTCATTTATAGGTGCCTTATTCATTTTAGAAGAATATCAGCAGAAAGGCATAGGAAAAAAACTCGTAAATCATTGTAAATCTTTAGATTCACCTTTAGAAGTATGTGCCTATGTAGAAAACGTTAATGCAGTAAACTTTTATAGGCATTGTGGGTTTTCAATTATATCCAAGCAACCCAATGAAAATTCAGGAGTTATGGAATATACAATGCAGTGGAAAAACGATAGCTAA
- a CDS encoding TIR domain-containing protein, with the protein MFEDDLREYQLFISHNGEGDEEYLTFIRKLIEAHDFQWQDHGVPGKTSKDELKQQIEPVDLVIILSGLYSKHHDLIGAQVDIARELNKPIVLIRPYGLEEVPSELEDIAVDVVGWNRVCIVETIQESLNMD; encoded by the coding sequence ATGTTTGAAGATGATCTTAGGGAATATCAATTATTTATCAGTCACAATGGGGAAGGTGATGAGGAGTACCTGACCTTTATACGTAAACTTATTGAAGCTCATGATTTCCAATGGCAGGACCATGGTGTACCTGGAAAAACCAGTAAGGATGAACTTAAACAACAGATTGAACCAGTAGATTTGGTTATCATCCTCAGTGGCCTTTACTCAAAGCATCATGACTTGATTGGTGCTCAGGTGGATATTGCCCGTGAGTTGAATAAACCCATCGTTCTTATACGTCCTTATGGATTGGAAGAAGTCCCATCAGAGTTAGAGGATATAGCTGTGGATGTGGTGGGTTGGAACCGGGTTTGTATTGTAGAAACTATCCAGGAGTCTTTAAATATGGATTGA
- a CDS encoding response regulator encodes MAGETILVVEDEGISAIEIQESLQSLGYYVPSTAQTGNEAIQEAFTIKPDLILMDITLKGDMDGIDAATIIKSFMDVPLIYLTALDDVETFQRMIDTQATAYLIKPIEEAELRNNIELALKNFQLKKKELEEEKKAGLKDVQVFMRSALPELVSKMPINERSVFLSRFMRLFEQNMKPLFINYAKHQSQDTYDDLDDNEKMAIYLEWISNLYDNLGFRVQTRLRSNRGAMTVKKCSWSPNRPQDVFLCLICQSIMRLTYSWTKIPGSVKEEPTTGILQSVCKFDYDMDS; translated from the coding sequence ATGGCGGGAGAGACAATTTTAGTGGTTGAAGATGAAGGAATCAGTGCCATTGAAATTCAGGAGAGTCTGCAATCCCTGGGATATTATGTGCCCAGCACTGCTCAAACCGGGAATGAAGCAATCCAGGAAGCCTTCACCATTAAACCTGATTTGATTCTTATGGACATCACTTTAAAAGGGGATATGGATGGTATTGACGCTGCCACTATTATTAAGAGTTTCATGGATGTTCCTCTAATCTATTTGACTGCACTGGATGATGTAGAGACATTCCAACGGATGATTGATACTCAAGCAACTGCATATCTCATCAAACCGATAGAAGAGGCAGAATTGCGTAATAACATAGAATTGGCATTGAAGAATTTCCAGTTGAAAAAGAAGGAACTTGAAGAAGAGAAAAAAGCAGGACTTAAAGATGTTCAGGTCTTCATGAGAAGTGCTCTTCCAGAACTTGTCTCCAAAATGCCCATTAATGAGAGAAGTGTTTTCTTATCTCGTTTCATGCGACTTTTTGAGCAGAATATGAAGCCACTTTTTATTAACTATGCCAAACACCAGAGCCAGGACACATATGATGATCTTGATGATAATGAAAAAATGGCAATATATCTGGAATGGATTTCCAATTTGTATGATAATTTAGGTTTCAGAGTCCAGACACGTTTAAGGAGCAACAGAGGTGCGATGACTGTGAAAAAATGTTCATGGTCCCCTAACCGACCGCAGGATGTGTTTTTATGCCTGATCTGCCAGAGCATAATGCGACTCACCTATTCCTGGACAAAAATACCTGGATCTGTTAAAGAAGAACCCACAACAGGGATCCTACAATCGGTGTGTAAATTTGATTATGATATGGATAGTTAA